A portion of the Pseudomonas sp. PSE14 genome contains these proteins:
- a CDS encoding taurine ABC transporter ATP-binding protein, with protein sequence MSRLTAEAVSLTFQQRGRERVVLQDLTLSLAKGESLVVLGPSGCGKSSLLNVLAGFQAPDSGRVQIDGRTLSGPGGERGVVFQDDALMPWLSALDNVALGLRIRGIGTAERNARAHEVLKLVGLGEHADYRISQLSGGQRQRLGLARALAVEPDFLLLDEPFGALDALTRERMQVLTLDLWRKTGKGLFLITHSVDEALFLATDLVVMDGPPARIVKRLPLDFARRYAAGEPVRSIKSDPEFARLRQLLLDEFLEEPEAEHVH encoded by the coding sequence ATGAGCCGTCTGACGGCCGAGGCGGTCAGCCTCACTTTCCAGCAGCGCGGACGCGAGCGCGTTGTGCTGCAGGACCTCACTCTCAGCCTGGCCAAGGGCGAATCCCTGGTGGTGCTCGGCCCGTCGGGCTGCGGCAAGTCCAGCCTGCTCAACGTGCTGGCAGGCTTCCAGGCACCGGACAGCGGCCGCGTGCAGATCGACGGCCGCACCCTGAGCGGCCCCGGTGGCGAACGCGGCGTGGTGTTCCAGGATGACGCACTGATGCCCTGGCTGAGCGCGCTGGACAACGTCGCCCTGGGCCTGCGCATCCGTGGAATCGGCACCGCCGAGCGCAATGCCCGCGCCCATGAAGTGCTGAAACTGGTGGGCCTGGGCGAGCATGCGGATTACCGCATCTCCCAGCTCTCCGGCGGCCAGCGGCAGCGCCTGGGCCTGGCCCGTGCACTGGCGGTGGAGCCGGATTTCCTCCTGCTCGACGAACCCTTCGGCGCCCTCGATGCGCTGACCCGCGAGCGCATGCAGGTGCTGACCCTCGACCTGTGGCGCAAGACCGGCAAGGGCCTGTTCCTGATCACCCACAGCGTCGACGAAGCACTGTTCCTGGCCACCGACCTGGTGGTGATGGACGGCCCGCCGGCGCGCATCGTCAAGCGTCTGCCGCTGGACTTCGCACGCCGCTACGCCGCGGGCGAGCCGGTGCGCTCGATCAAGTCCGACCCGGAATTCGCGCGCCTGCGCCAACTGCTGCTGGATGAGTTCCTCGAAGAACCGGAGGCCGAGCATGTCCACTGA
- a CDS encoding acyl-CoA dehydrogenase family protein, with amino-acid sequence MNLAATASLPDLPSARWSRALRDSGLLDLSVPRDYGGRGAPWDEVLQTLRDLSERDGTLARLFAVHHLQLASVLLLGSREQRERLLPLSVTRDWLWGEAVDHHERRLLAREHRRGGFLLQGGRHDCFGSEAADWLLISAWHAPSEGLLIAALPADRDGLDRFEPNGGGLLRCHEVRLHPEDILLPPGLPWTPRAQLRGSLSALLQANIALGLAMQACDALPTRAAADGLRRLLGLGLRLSEQSAVAFEAALAAGSGLTFTRSAALATLVAETSAVAKQAVEEGLRQEGVRARVLAGAT; translated from the coding sequence ATGAACCTGGCGGCGACCGCTTCCCTTCCCGATCTTCCCTCTGCCCGCTGGAGCCGCGCGCTGCGCGACTCCGGCCTGCTCGACCTGTCGGTGCCGCGCGACTACGGCGGACGCGGTGCTCCTTGGGATGAGGTGCTGCAGACCCTGCGTGACCTCTCCGAGCGCGACGGCACCCTGGCCCGGCTGTTCGCCGTGCATCACCTGCAACTGGCCAGCGTGCTGTTGCTGGGCAGCCGCGAGCAGCGTGAACGTCTCTTACCCCTGAGCGTCACGCGTGACTGGCTGTGGGGCGAGGCGGTGGACCATCACGAACGTCGCCTGCTGGCGCGGGAGCATCGGCGCGGCGGCTTCCTGTTGCAAGGCGGGCGTCACGACTGCTTTGGCAGCGAGGCGGCCGACTGGCTGCTGATCTCGGCCTGGCACGCACCCAGCGAGGGCTTGCTGATCGCCGCGCTGCCGGCCGACCGCGACGGCCTGGACCGCTTCGAACCCAACGGCGGCGGACTGCTGCGCTGCCATGAAGTGCGCCTGCATCCTGAGGACATCCTGCTGCCGCCGGGCCTGCCCTGGACGCCCCGCGCGCAGCTGCGCGGCAGCCTGTCGGCGCTACTGCAGGCGAACATCGCGCTGGGCCTGGCCATGCAGGCGTGCGATGCACTGCCGACGCGAGCGGCGGCGGACGGGCTGCGGCGTTTGCTGGGGCTGGGCCTGCGCCTGTCCGAGCAGTCCGCCGTGGCCTTCGAGGCGGCGCTGGCGGCGGGCAGCGGCTTGACCTTCACCCGCAGCGCCGCGCTGGCGACCCTGGTGGCGGAAACCTCCGCCGTGGCGAAGCAGGCGGTCGAGGAGGGATTGCGCCAGGAGGGCGTGCGTGCGCGAGTGCTCGCTGGCGCGACGTGA
- a CDS encoding ABC transporter permease subunit: protein MSTETLATKLPAVAPKSRSVPGDYRRWAAAGSVGGLFVLWWLATHLGWVDTLFLPAPEQLLEAFQRLLAEGYVDASLWQHVGTSLLRVLLALGAAVLTAIPLGILMGLNPLVGAAFDPLVEFYRPVPPLAYLPLIVIWFGIGELSKVLLIYLALFAPLLIATAAGVRRVDKSRIQAVRCLGANRWQVVRHVILPSALPEVLTGLRIALGVGWSTLVAAELIAANRGLGFMVQSAAQFLATDVVVLGILLIAAIALGFELGLRWLQKRFASWE from the coding sequence ATGTCCACTGAAACCCTCGCCACCAAACTCCCGGCCGTCGCGCCGAAGTCCCGCAGCGTGCCGGGCGACTACCGCCGCTGGGCCGCTGCCGGCAGTGTCGGCGGACTCTTCGTGCTCTGGTGGCTGGCCACGCACCTGGGCTGGGTCGACACTCTGTTCCTGCCCGCGCCGGAGCAACTGCTGGAAGCCTTCCAGCGCCTGCTCGCCGAGGGCTATGTCGATGCCTCGTTGTGGCAGCACGTCGGCACCAGCCTGCTGCGCGTGCTGCTGGCGCTGGGCGCGGCGGTGCTCACGGCCATCCCGCTGGGCATCCTGATGGGCCTCAACCCGCTAGTGGGCGCGGCCTTCGATCCGCTGGTGGAGTTCTACCGCCCGGTGCCGCCGCTGGCCTACCTGCCGCTGATCGTCATCTGGTTCGGTATCGGCGAGCTGTCCAAGGTGCTGCTGATCTACCTGGCGCTGTTCGCGCCGCTGCTGATCGCCACCGCCGCCGGCGTGCGTCGCGTGGACAAGTCGCGCATCCAGGCCGTGCGCTGCCTGGGCGCCAACCGCTGGCAGGTGGTGCGCCATGTGATCCTGCCCAGCGCGTTGCCCGAAGTGCTCACCGGCCTGCGCATCGCCCTGGGCGTGGGCTGGTCGACCCTGGTCGCCGCCGAGCTGATCGCCGCCAACCGTGGCCTGGGCTTCATGGTGCAGTCCGCGGCGCAGTTCCTCGCCACCGATGTGGTGGTGCTGGGGATCCTGCTGATCGCCGCCATCGCGCTGGGCTTCGAGCTTGGGCTGCGCTGGCTGCAGAAGCGGTTTGCTTCCTGGGAGTGA
- the tauD gene encoding taurine dioxygenase, with protein sequence MTTLSIEPISPALGAVVSGVRLADPLDDAAQRQIEQALLDHQVLFFRDQPLTPTQQANFAARFGDLHIHPIYPSSPEQREVIVLDTAVTDVRDNAIWHTDVTFLETPALGAVLAAKQLPPYGGDTLWASGIAAFEALSKPLQRLLDGLTATHDISKSFPQERFGATDADLARLEEARKKNPPRSHPVIRTHPVTGRKALFVSDGFTTRINELEPAESRAILDLLFAHFSRPEFTVRWRWQENDVAFWDNRVTQHYAVDDYRPQRRVMHRATILGDKPF encoded by the coding sequence ATGACCACCCTGAGCATCGAACCTATCAGCCCAGCCCTGGGCGCCGTCGTTTCCGGCGTGCGTCTGGCCGATCCACTGGACGACGCGGCGCAGCGCCAGATCGAGCAGGCCCTGCTTGATCACCAGGTGCTGTTCTTCCGCGACCAGCCGCTGACGCCGACCCAGCAGGCGAACTTCGCCGCGCGCTTCGGCGACCTGCACATCCACCCGATCTACCCCAGCTCGCCGGAGCAGCGCGAAGTCATCGTGCTCGACACCGCCGTTACCGACGTGCGCGACAACGCCATCTGGCATACCGACGTGACCTTCCTGGAAACTCCGGCGCTCGGTGCCGTGCTGGCCGCCAAGCAGCTGCCACCCTACGGCGGCGACACCCTGTGGGCCAGCGGCATCGCGGCTTTCGAAGCGCTTTCCAAGCCGCTGCAGCGTTTGCTCGACGGCCTCACCGCGACCCACGACATCAGCAAGTCCTTCCCCCAGGAACGCTTCGGCGCCACCGATGCCGACCTCGCGCGTCTGGAGGAAGCGCGCAAGAAGAATCCGCCGCGCAGCCATCCGGTGATCCGTACCCACCCGGTCACCGGGCGCAAGGCGCTGTTCGTCAGCGACGGCTTCACCACCCGCATCAACGAGCTGGAGCCGGCGGAAAGCCGTGCCATCCTCGACCTGCTGTTCGCCCACTTCAGCCGCCCGGAGTTCACCGTGCGCTGGCGCTGGCAGGAGAACGACGTGGCCTTCTGGGACAACCGCGTGACCCAGCACTATGCGGTGGACGACTACCGCCCGCAGCGGCGGGTGATGCACCGTGCGACGATTCTGGGAGACAAACCGTTCTGA
- a CDS encoding oligopeptide transporter, OPT family: MQERIPDESNLAELTVRGLILGALITVVFTASNVYLGLKVGLTFASSIPAAVISMAVLRYFSGSNILENNMVQTQASAAGTLSSIIFILPGLLMIGYWSGFPFWQTAAICSIGGILGVLYTIPLRRVMVVQSNLPYPEGVAAAEILRVGSHDEEDEKAGKPAKTGGPGLRDILAGGVIAAAFSLLSSGFKVLAEGFSFWLTAGQAAFRLSTGFSLALVGAGYLMGITAGIAILIGVVIAWGVAVPLLSVNSVLAAGQSLPELATKLWSSQVRFLGAGTIGIAALWTLATLFKPMVQGVWSSLSAVRGRGEVSDLRTEQDLSAKWIVTIAGVLLVALFVVFSYFLADAAPDLHGFGFWGLVGACVIFAFFFGFLIAAACGYMAGLVGSSSSPISGIGIIAVILVSLLILGVGSLEDGFLAMEGGKLAIALALFTTSVVIAIAAISNDNLQDLKTGYLVGATPWRQQVALIVGCLVGALVIPPVLELLFNAYGFTGALPREGMDPNAALAAPQATLMTAIASGIFHNALNWNMILIGVALGIALILVDVLLRRTGKASLPVLAVGLGIYLPPTIGMTLVVGAVLAWLLETALKKRALAAGINEEKFSDEPKRRGVLLASGLIVGESLMGILLAAIIGTTGKDAPLALVGASFEDAAQWLGLVVFVAICVLFYRKVLTGTRG, translated from the coding sequence ATGCAAGAAAGGATTCCCGACGAGTCCAACCTCGCCGAGCTTACGGTTCGCGGCCTGATTCTCGGCGCGCTGATCACCGTGGTGTTCACCGCCTCCAACGTATACCTCGGCCTCAAGGTCGGCCTGACCTTCGCTTCGTCGATCCCCGCGGCGGTCATCTCGATGGCCGTGCTGCGCTACTTCTCCGGTTCCAACATCCTCGAGAACAACATGGTGCAGACCCAGGCCTCGGCGGCCGGCACCCTGTCCTCGATCATCTTCATCCTTCCGGGCCTCCTGATGATCGGCTACTGGAGCGGCTTCCCGTTCTGGCAGACCGCGGCCATCTGTTCCATCGGCGGCATCCTTGGTGTGCTCTACACCATCCCGCTGCGTCGGGTGATGGTGGTGCAAAGCAACCTGCCGTACCCCGAAGGTGTGGCGGCGGCGGAGATCCTGCGCGTCGGCAGCCATGACGAAGAAGACGAGAAGGCGGGCAAGCCGGCGAAAACCGGCGGACCGGGCCTGCGCGACATCCTCGCCGGTGGCGTGATCGCCGCCGCCTTCAGTCTGCTCAGCAGCGGCTTCAAGGTACTCGCCGAAGGCTTCAGCTTCTGGCTCACTGCAGGGCAAGCGGCGTTCCGCCTGTCCACCGGTTTCTCTCTGGCGCTGGTCGGCGCCGGCTACCTGATGGGCATCACCGCCGGTATCGCCATCCTCATCGGCGTGGTGATCGCCTGGGGCGTGGCGGTGCCGCTGCTCTCGGTGAACAGCGTGCTGGCCGCCGGGCAGAGCCTGCCGGAGCTGGCGACCAAACTGTGGAGCAGCCAGGTGCGCTTCCTCGGCGCCGGCACCATCGGCATCGCCGCGTTGTGGACCCTGGCCACCCTGTTCAAGCCCATGGTGCAGGGCGTCTGGTCGTCGCTCAGCGCCGTGCGGGGGCGTGGCGAGGTGAGTGACCTGCGTACCGAGCAGGACCTGTCCGCAAAGTGGATTGTCACCATCGCAGGCGTGCTGCTGGTGGCGCTGTTCGTGGTGTTCTCCTACTTCCTCGCGGACGCCGCACCGGACCTGCACGGCTTCGGCTTCTGGGGCCTGGTGGGGGCCTGCGTGATCTTCGCCTTCTTCTTCGGTTTCCTGATCGCTGCCGCCTGCGGCTACATGGCTGGCCTGGTGGGCTCCTCCAGCAGCCCGATCTCCGGCATCGGCATCATCGCGGTGATCCTGGTGTCGCTGCTGATTCTCGGCGTCGGCTCGCTGGAGGATGGCTTCCTGGCGATGGAAGGCGGCAAGCTCGCCATCGCCCTGGCGCTGTTCACCACCTCGGTGGTGATCGCCATCGCGGCGATCTCCAACGACAACCTGCAGGACCTGAAGACCGGCTACCTGGTCGGCGCGACCCCGTGGCGCCAGCAGGTGGCACTGATCGTCGGCTGCCTGGTGGGCGCCCTGGTGATCCCGCCGGTGCTGGAATTGCTGTTCAATGCCTACGGCTTCACTGGCGCCTTGCCGCGCGAGGGCATGGACCCGAACGCCGCGCTGGCCGCGCCGCAGGCGACGCTGATGACCGCCATCGCCAGCGGGATTTTCCACAACGCGCTGAACTGGAACATGATCCTCATCGGCGTGGCGCTGGGCATCGCGCTGATCCTGGTGGACGTGCTGCTGCGCCGCACCGGCAAGGCCAGCCTGCCGGTGCTGGCGGTGGGCCTGGGCATCTACCTGCCGCCGACCATCGGTATGACCCTGGTGGTCGGCGCGGTGCTCGCCTGGCTGCTGGAGACGGCGCTGAAGAAGCGCGCCCTGGCGGCCGGTATCAACGAAGAGAAATTCTCCGACGAGCCCAAGCGCCGTGGCGTGCTGCTGGCCTCGGGCCTGATCGTCGGCGAGAGCCTGATGGGCATCCTGCTGGCGGCCATCATCGGCACCACCGGCAAGGACGCCCCGCTGGCGCTGGTCGGCGCTTCCTTCGAAGACGCTGCGCAGTGGCTGGGCCTGGTGGTGTTCGTGGCGATCTGCGTGCTGTTCTACCGCAAGGTGCTCACCGGCACGCGCGGCTGA
- the yedA gene encoding drug/metabolite exporter YedA — protein MPRARVSLTLIAAFFALYFIWGSTYLVIRIGVESWPPMLMAGCRFIIAGTLLFAWMLWRGAPLPTFRQWLSAGAIGILLLSCGNGGVTVAEHWGVASGVAALAVATVPLFTLVFGRFFGNRTTALEWAGIALGLFGIVLLNLGSNLQGSPAGAALILFAAAAWAFGSVWSRRLSLPAGAMASAVEMLVGGGVLLLGSFLSGERMEQMPTAAGWGALAYLVVFGSIIAFSAYMYLLANVRPAAATSYAYVNPAVAVMLGVVFAGEHIGLAESLAMAVIISAVVLIGLPQWRRQDAA, from the coding sequence ATGCCCAGAGCCCGCGTCTCCCTGACCCTGATCGCCGCGTTCTTCGCCCTGTACTTCATCTGGGGCTCGACCTACCTGGTGATCCGTATCGGCGTCGAATCCTGGCCGCCGATGCTGATGGCCGGCTGCCGCTTCATCATCGCCGGGACCCTCCTGTTCGCCTGGATGCTCTGGCGCGGCGCGCCGCTGCCGACCTTCAGGCAATGGCTGTCGGCGGGCGCCATCGGCATCCTGCTGCTCAGCTGCGGCAACGGCGGGGTGACGGTCGCCGAGCACTGGGGCGTGGCCTCGGGCGTGGCGGCGCTGGCGGTGGCCACTGTGCCGCTGTTCACCCTGGTGTTCGGGCGCTTCTTCGGCAACCGCACCACTGCGCTGGAGTGGGCCGGCATCGCCCTGGGCCTGTTCGGCATCGTGCTGCTCAACCTCGGCTCCAACCTGCAGGGCAGCCCGGCGGGCGCGGCGCTGATCCTCTTCGCGGCGGCCGCCTGGGCCTTCGGCTCGGTGTGGAGCCGGCGCCTGTCGCTGCCGGCCGGCGCCATGGCCAGCGCGGTGGAGATGCTGGTGGGCGGCGGCGTGCTGCTGCTGGGCAGCTTCCTCAGCGGTGAGCGCATGGAACAGATGCCGACTGCCGCGGGCTGGGGCGCGCTGGCTTACCTGGTGGTGTTCGGTTCGATCATCGCCTTCAGCGCCTACATGTACCTGTTGGCCAATGTGCGGCCGGCGGCGGCGACCAGCTACGCCTACGTCAACCCGGCGGTGGCGGTGATGCTCGGCGTGGTCTTCGCGGGCGAACACATCGGCCTGGCCGAGTCCCTGGCGATGGCGGTGATCATCAGCGCGGTGGTGCTGATCGGCCTGCCGCAGTGGCGACGCCAGGACGCGGCATGA
- a CDS encoding acetyl-CoA C-acetyltransferase translates to MTQLRRVAIVGGNRIPFARSNTVYSTASNQEMLTSALDGLIERYKLHGERLGEVVAGAVLKHSRDFNLTRECVLGTRLAPETPAYDIQQACGTGLEAAILVANKIALGQIECGIAGGVDTTSDAPIGVNEGLRKILLEANRGKSNGEKIKSLLKIRPRHLMPHIPKNGEPRTGLSMGEHCEQMAQTWAIPRDEQDKLAYESHIKLAAAYDEGWQNDLMTPFRGLVRDQNLRPDINLEKIGTLKPVFERGSRGTLTAANSTPLTDGASVVLLASEEWAKARGLPILAYFKDGEAAAVDFVGGHEGLLMAPVYAVPRLLARNGLTLQDFDFYEIHEAFAAQVLCTLKAWEDADYCKERLGLDAPLGSIDRSKLNVKGSSLAAGHPFAATGGRIVANLAKLLDAAGKGRGLISICAAGGQGVTAIIER, encoded by the coding sequence ATGACCCAATTGCGCCGGGTCGCCATCGTCGGCGGCAACCGTATTCCCTTCGCCCGCTCCAACACCGTGTATTCCACGGCGAGCAACCAGGAGATGCTGACCTCCGCGCTGGACGGCCTGATCGAGCGCTACAAGCTGCACGGCGAACGCCTGGGCGAAGTGGTCGCAGGCGCCGTGCTCAAGCATTCCCGCGACTTCAACCTGACCCGCGAGTGCGTACTGGGCACGCGCCTGGCGCCGGAAACCCCGGCCTACGACATCCAGCAGGCCTGTGGCACGGGCCTTGAGGCCGCCATCCTGGTGGCCAACAAGATCGCCCTCGGGCAGATCGAGTGCGGCATCGCCGGCGGCGTGGACACCACCTCCGACGCACCCATCGGCGTCAACGAGGGGCTGCGCAAGATCCTGCTGGAGGCCAATCGCGGCAAGTCCAACGGCGAGAAGATCAAGAGCCTGCTGAAGATTCGCCCGCGCCACCTGATGCCGCACATCCCGAAGAACGGCGAGCCGCGCACCGGGCTGTCCATGGGCGAGCACTGCGAGCAGATGGCGCAGACCTGGGCCATCCCCCGCGACGAGCAGGACAAGCTCGCCTACGAGAGTCACATCAAGCTGGCCGCCGCCTATGACGAGGGCTGGCAGAATGACCTGATGACGCCGTTCCGCGGCCTGGTGCGCGACCAGAACCTGCGTCCGGACATCAACCTGGAGAAGATCGGCACCCTCAAGCCGGTGTTCGAGCGCGGTTCGCGCGGCACCCTGACGGCGGCCAACTCCACACCGCTCACCGACGGTGCTTCCGTGGTGCTGCTGGCCAGCGAGGAATGGGCGAAGGCACGTGGCCTGCCGATCCTGGCGTACTTCAAGGATGGCGAGGCGGCGGCGGTGGACTTCGTTGGTGGCCATGAAGGGCTGCTGATGGCGCCGGTCTATGCGGTACCCCGGCTGCTGGCGCGCAATGGCCTGACCCTGCAGGACTTCGACTTCTACGAGATCCACGAAGCCTTCGCCGCCCAGGTGCTCTGCACCCTCAAGGCCTGGGAAGACGCGGACTACTGCAAGGAGCGCCTGGGTCTCGATGCACCGCTGGGCTCCATCGACCGCAGCAAGCTCAACGTGAAGGGCAGCTCGCTCGCTGCCGGCCACCCGTTCGCCGCCACCGGTGGGCGCATCGTCGCCAACCTGGCCAAGCTGCTGGACGCCGCTGGCAAGGGGCGCGGGCTGATCTCGATTTGCGCCGCAGGTGGCCAAGGTGTGACCGCGATCATCGAACGGTAA
- the tauA gene encoding taurine ABC transporter substrate-binding protein codes for MNKPRFVRRALAGVAVAAALFSQSAAFADIVLGYQTGIDPTKVPQADGTYEKVIGEKLDWRRFNSGPEVIAAIASGDVQLGNIGSSPLAAATSRGLPIVAFIVSAQINSAEALVVRNGSKIEKPEDLVGKTIATPFVSTSHYSLLGALKHWKIDPAKVKIVNLNPTEIAAAWRRGDIDGAFVWSPALGEIKKSGKVLTDAAEVGQWGAPTFEVWVARKDFAEKHPEVIAKFARVSLDSFADYNAHKAQWTADSEQVKKIAKLTGADPQDVPELLAGSAFPESQAQLSSALLGGGTAKDIAGTAEFLKEQKRVPSVLKDYSPYVSADYVRQAQSVQVGQR; via the coding sequence ATGAACAAACCTCGTTTCGTACGTCGTGCCCTGGCCGGCGTCGCTGTTGCGGCCGCGCTGTTCTCCCAGAGTGCTGCGTTTGCCGACATCGTCCTGGGCTACCAGACCGGCATCGACCCGACCAAGGTCCCCCAGGCCGACGGCACCTACGAAAAAGTCATTGGCGAGAAGCTCGACTGGCGCCGCTTCAACAGTGGCCCGGAAGTGATCGCCGCCATCGCCTCGGGCGACGTGCAACTGGGCAACATCGGCTCCAGCCCGCTGGCCGCCGCCACCTCGCGCGGCCTGCCGATCGTCGCCTTCATCGTCTCCGCGCAGATCAACTCGGCCGAGGCCCTGGTGGTGCGCAACGGCAGCAAGATCGAGAAGCCCGAAGACCTGGTCGGCAAGACCATCGCCACGCCCTTCGTCTCCACCTCGCACTACAGCCTGCTGGGTGCGCTCAAGCACTGGAAGATCGACCCGGCCAAGGTGAAGATCGTCAACCTCAACCCCACCGAGATCGCCGCCGCCTGGCGTCGTGGCGACATCGACGGCGCCTTCGTCTGGTCGCCGGCCCTGGGCGAGATCAAGAAGTCCGGCAAGGTGCTGACCGACGCCGCCGAAGTCGGCCAGTGGGGCGCGCCGACCTTCGAGGTCTGGGTCGCCCGCAAGGACTTCGCCGAGAAGCACCCGGAAGTCATCGCCAAGTTCGCTCGCGTGAGCTTGGATTCCTTCGCCGACTACAACGCCCACAAGGCCCAGTGGACCGCCGACTCCGAGCAGGTGAAGAAAATCGCCAAGCTGACCGGCGCCGATCCGCAGGACGTGCCCGAGCTGCTGGCCGGTTCCGCCTTCCCCGAATCCCAGGCGCAGCTGTCGTCCGCCCTGCTGGGCGGCGGTACCGCCAAGGACATCGCCGGCACCGCCGAATTCCTCAAAGAGCAGAAGCGCGTGCCTTCGGTGCTCAAGGACTACTCGCCCTACGTCAGCGCCGACTATGTGCGCCAGGCCCAGAGCGTGCAGGTCGGCCAGCGCTGA
- a CDS encoding Lrp/AsnC family transcriptional regulator translates to MDRYDRALLAALLEDGRMSFAELARRINLSPPAVADRVARLEADGVITGYHASVDLSKMGRSIQCLIEMRLNDHRSKTMLDPLLEIPQIIDCYRITGEACVMLKVAVSCTRELEELIDRLAQFGTSKTSLVLSTPFSGRVHPAMLQDG, encoded by the coding sequence ATGGACAGATACGATCGCGCCCTGCTCGCCGCCCTGCTGGAAGACGGCCGCATGTCCTTCGCGGAGCTCGCCCGGCGCATCAACCTATCCCCTCCCGCGGTGGCCGATCGCGTCGCCCGCCTGGAAGCCGACGGGGTGATCACCGGCTACCACGCCAGCGTAGACCTGTCGAAGATGGGCCGCTCGATCCAGTGCCTGATCGAGATGCGTCTGAACGACCATCGCAGCAAGACCATGCTCGACCCGTTGCTGGAAATCCCGCAGATCATCGATTGCTACCGCATCACCGGCGAGGCCTGCGTGATGCTCAAGGTGGCGGTGAGCTGTACCCGGGAGCTGGAAGAACTGATCGACCGCCTGGCCCAGTTCGGCACCAGCAAGACCTCGCTGGTGCTGTCCACACCCTTCTCCGGGCGCGTGCATCCGGCGATGTTGCAGGACGGTTGA